The following coding sequences are from one Fibrobacter sp. window:
- a CDS encoding (d)CMP kinase, with the protein MTKSGENFVIALDGGSGTGKSTTAKIVAKTLGITYLDTGAMYRAVTLAALDAGLPAEDGPAMDKLLSNLTLGFDSENHILINGVCRESEIRGMKVSNNVSIYCALPSVRAAMTRQQREIGKKQSCILDGRDIGTVVFPDAKYKFFMVTDVEVRAERRYKELLEKGEKVTLEEVLHNLVERDRLDSSRANAPLKKADDAIEIDTTHISIQQQVQKILDYVGVVA; encoded by the coding sequence ATGACCAAAAGTGGCGAGAATTTCGTGATAGCCCTGGATGGCGGTTCGGGTACCGGCAAGAGTACCACCGCTAAGATTGTGGCCAAGACCCTGGGTATCACCTATCTGGACACGGGCGCCATGTACCGCGCCGTGACGTTAGCTGCCCTGGACGCAGGACTCCCTGCCGAGGACGGCCCCGCCATGGACAAGTTGCTCTCTAACCTGACTCTGGGGTTCGACTCCGAAAATCACATTTTGATTAACGGGGTGTGCCGCGAAAGCGAAATCCGCGGTATGAAGGTGTCGAACAACGTGAGCATCTACTGCGCCCTGCCGTCGGTCCGGGCCGCCATGACCAGGCAGCAGCGTGAAATCGGCAAGAAGCAGAGCTGCATCTTGGATGGCCGCGATATCGGAACCGTGGTGTTCCCCGATGCCAAGTACAAGTTTTTCATGGTGACGGACGTAGAGGTCCGCGCCGAGCGCCGCTACAAGGAACTCCTTGAAAAAGGCGAAAAAGTGACTCTCGAAGAAGTCCTCCACAACTTGGTAGAACGGGACCGGCTGGACTCTTCCCGCGCAAACGCCCCCCTCAAGAAGGCGGACGACGCTATCGAAATTGACACTACACACATCTCAATCCAACAACAGGTGCAAAAGATTCTCGACTACGTAGGTGTAGTGGCGTAG
- a CDS encoding methyltransferase domain-containing protein, with translation MNNAREVLSNQDGPFKDLEKLVRKYATTEYKRPIADHTRNAFADAEQFIADFYIKRFAQSEGPSCAAPQPVILDSGCGTGESTQHLARRYPDYPVIGIDKSAIRLDKAGRAFDTGQSRGTEARNGGAKQEAPKNIFYVRAELIDFWRLALDKVTSKQWAIPYHALYYPNPWPKQSEAGRRFHLHPIFPTLLQLAQETELRTNWEIYAREFELAAGIVKEIPGHTSTSLSTGAGDDNVVVKSVSCEVFEPEQSITAFERKYKNARQQLWRVMVRR, from the coding sequence ATGAACAACGCTCGCGAAGTCCTGTCCAACCAAGACGGCCCTTTCAAGGATTTGGAAAAGCTGGTCCGCAAGTACGCCACCACCGAATACAAGAGGCCCATCGCCGACCACACCCGAAATGCCTTCGCCGACGCGGAACAGTTCATCGCTGACTTTTACATCAAAAGGTTCGCCCAGTCCGAAGGACCATCCTGCGCCGCCCCACAGCCTGTCATTCTGGATTCAGGATGCGGCACCGGCGAAAGCACACAACATCTGGCAAGGCGCTATCCGGACTATCCTGTCATCGGCATCGACAAGTCCGCCATCCGCCTGGACAAGGCGGGCAGAGCCTTCGACACCGGTCAGTCCCGCGGCACCGAGGCGCGAAACGGCGGCGCCAAGCAAGAAGCACCTAAAAACATTTTCTATGTCCGGGCGGAACTCATCGACTTTTGGCGGCTCGCTTTGGATAAAGTAACAAGTAAGCAGTGGGCCATTCCCTATCACGCCCTCTATTACCCCAACCCCTGGCCCAAGCAGAGCGAAGCAGGCAGGCGTTTCCACCTGCACCCCATATTCCCCACCCTGTTGCAGTTGGCGCAAGAAACGGAGTTGCGGACCAACTGGGAAATCTATGCTCGGGAATTTGAACTGGCGGCGGGTATAGTCAAGGAGATCCCCGGTCATACTTCGACTTCGCTCAGTACAGGCGCCGGGGATGACAATGTAGTAGTGAAATCCGTTAGCTGCGAAGTGTTCGAGCCTGAGCAGTCCATCACCGCCTTCGAACGCAAGTACAAAAATGCCCGCCAGCAGTTGTGGCGGGTCATGGTTCGTCGATAA
- a CDS encoding glutamine synthetase III, with amino-acid sequence MISTRKNTVNDIASAPATPIKPATPANIDYFGEDVFNARAMRNYLSKETCEKLLATIDEGAPLDANIASEVAHAMKRWALDRGATHFTHWFQPLTGSTAEKHDSFLELEEGKPIMVFSGKNLIVGEPDASSFPSGGLRSTFEARGYTAWDPTSPAFIKRHGNGATLCIPTAFCSYTGEALDKKTPLLRSLQALSKSTRRLMTCFKASPKKTTVTLGAEQEYFLIDKRFYLQRPDLYQAGRTIFGATPAKHQQMDDHYFGSIPTRILNFMNDVEMELWKLGIPAKTRHNEVAPAQFELAPIFEEVNLACDHNMQIMEVLRQVADRHGLVCLLHEKPFAGVNGSGKHNNWSITYGHGNLLNPGKDPHQNAVFLTALCAVIYAVDTHADLLRMTVAGAGNDHRLGANEAPPAIMSIYLGDQLMDVIDQLEQGVPKSSKQAGAMRIGADALPPLPRDATDRNRTSPFAFTGNKFEFRAPGSSQSCSEPNVVLNTIVAEAFDMIAEQLEKLDEKNFHTGLQKILQKIVKEHKRVIFNGNGYTDEWIAEAERRGLPNIKTSMEAMKALVKDENVALFEKYGVMNRREMESRYEVNVEDFHKRIHIEGEIARDLAKNVILPKVVDSYSNALKTNEMALNQGFPGLDGYAKALGEGSSKLMAAIAKMEACLEKDHEDILDAMAELRGVVDALEKIVPDDCWPLPKYREMLFIY; translated from the coding sequence ATGATCAGCACCCGCAAGAATACCGTCAACGATATCGCTTCGGCACCTGCCACCCCCATCAAGCCCGCCACGCCGGCAAATATCGACTATTTCGGCGAGGACGTGTTCAATGCCCGGGCCATGCGGAACTACCTTTCCAAGGAAACCTGTGAAAAGCTTTTGGCCACCATTGACGAGGGCGCTCCCCTGGACGCCAACATCGCAAGCGAAGTGGCCCATGCCATGAAGCGCTGGGCCCTGGACCGTGGAGCTACCCACTTTACCCACTGGTTCCAGCCCCTTACCGGCTCTACCGCCGAAAAGCACGATTCCTTCTTGGAACTGGAAGAAGGCAAGCCCATCATGGTGTTCAGCGGCAAGAACCTGATTGTGGGGGAGCCGGACGCCTCCAGTTTCCCCAGCGGGGGCCTGCGCTCTACCTTCGAGGCCCGGGGATACACCGCCTGGGACCCCACCAGTCCCGCTTTTATCAAGCGCCACGGTAACGGTGCGACCCTTTGTATTCCCACGGCGTTCTGCAGCTATACCGGCGAGGCCCTGGACAAGAAAACGCCCCTGCTCCGCAGCTTGCAGGCCCTTTCCAAGTCCACCCGTAGGCTCATGACCTGTTTTAAGGCGAGCCCCAAGAAGACCACCGTGACTCTTGGCGCCGAGCAGGAATATTTCTTGATCGACAAGCGTTTTTACCTGCAACGGCCGGACCTGTACCAGGCGGGGCGCACTATCTTCGGGGCAACACCTGCCAAGCACCAGCAGATGGACGACCACTACTTCGGTAGCATTCCCACCCGCATCTTGAACTTTATGAACGATGTGGAAATGGAACTGTGGAAGCTTGGAATTCCGGCCAAGACCCGCCACAACGAGGTGGCTCCTGCCCAGTTCGAACTGGCTCCCATCTTTGAAGAGGTGAACCTGGCCTGCGACCACAACATGCAGATTATGGAAGTGCTCCGTCAGGTGGCAGACAGGCACGGGCTGGTTTGCCTGCTCCACGAGAAGCCCTTTGCCGGCGTGAACGGTTCGGGCAAGCACAACAATTGGAGCATTACTTATGGTCATGGAAACTTGCTGAACCCCGGCAAGGACCCGCACCAGAATGCGGTTTTCTTGACGGCTCTCTGCGCCGTGATTTATGCGGTGGATACCCACGCCGACCTGCTCCGCATGACGGTGGCGGGAGCGGGTAACGACCATCGTCTGGGGGCCAACGAGGCACCTCCGGCGATTATGTCTATCTACCTTGGTGACCAGCTGATGGATGTCATCGACCAGCTGGAACAGGGCGTGCCCAAGTCCAGCAAGCAGGCGGGTGCCATGCGGATTGGCGCAGACGCCTTGCCGCCGCTCCCTCGGGACGCTACCGACCGTAACCGCACGAGTCCCTTCGCCTTTACGGGAAACAAGTTCGAATTCCGCGCTCCGGGCTCTAGCCAGAGCTGTTCCGAACCCAACGTGGTGCTGAACACCATCGTGGCCGAAGCTTTTGACATGATTGCGGAACAGCTGGAAAAATTGGACGAGAAGAATTTCCACACGGGACTGCAGAAGATTCTCCAGAAAATCGTGAAGGAACACAAGCGCGTAATCTTCAACGGCAACGGCTATACCGACGAATGGATTGCCGAAGCGGAACGTCGAGGACTCCCCAACATCAAGACCTCCATGGAAGCCATGAAGGCCCTGGTGAAAGACGAGAATGTGGCCCTGTTCGAAAAATACGGCGTGATGAACCGTCGCGAGATGGAATCCCGCTACGAAGTGAACGTGGAGGATTTCCACAAGCGTATCCATATCGAAGGGGAAATCGCCCGTGACCTGGCAAAGAACGTGATTTTGCCCAAGGTGGTGGATTCTTACTCCAATGCCCTCAAGACAAACGAAATGGCCCTGAACCAAGGATTCCCTGGCTTGGATGGTTACGCCAAGGCTCTGGGCGAAGGTTCTTCGAAACTGATGGCCGCCATTGCCAAGATGGAAGCCTGCCTGGAGAAGGACCACGAGGATATTCTCGACGCCATGGCGGAACTTCGCGGCGTGGTGGACGCCCTGGAAAAAATCGTGCCCGACGACTGCTGGCCCCTGCCCAAGTACAGGGAAATGCTGTTCATTTACTAA
- a CDS encoding sigma-54-dependent Fis family transcriptional regulator, producing MEFNALQTEALRQIDDALHHIRAKDRLRQRLQEIIGNNFAAVETGYQKKFQELRDLMGGTPSDLIGNTRAMQEVERQVRQIASSDAVVLIRGAAGTGKEHTARTLHRMSERASGPFVILNCDSLNAGEGFNSLESELFGYERGAFTGATARHLGKAEQANGGTLFIDEVGSLPLAAQTKLLQFLQDRRFSRLGSNIFQNANIRIIASTGKDLETLMQQGLFREDLYYRLNIFQIKLPELSQRKTDILLLADHFIAKMNLKYGKKIQRLSTPAIDMLMSYHWPGNVRELENCIEHACLATTDVSINAYDLPPTLQTDVTSGTSLIPEGPASLSTLLRSYEKEILMEALRKNNGNLSAAGRDLQVSPRMMHYKVNKYGIEVQE from the coding sequence ATGGAATTCAACGCCCTGCAAACAGAAGCCCTGCGCCAAATCGACGACGCCCTGCACCATATCCGTGCCAAGGACCGCCTGAGGCAAAGGTTGCAAGAAATCATCGGCAACAATTTCGCCGCCGTCGAAACGGGGTACCAGAAGAAATTCCAGGAACTTCGGGACCTCATGGGCGGCACTCCCAGCGATCTCATCGGAAACACCCGCGCCATGCAAGAGGTGGAGCGGCAGGTGCGACAAATCGCAAGTAGCGACGCCGTGGTGCTTATCCGCGGGGCGGCAGGTACCGGCAAGGAACACACCGCAAGGACTTTGCACCGCATGTCCGAAAGGGCGAGCGGGCCCTTCGTCATCTTGAACTGCGATTCCCTGAACGCAGGCGAAGGATTCAACTCCCTGGAAAGCGAACTGTTCGGCTACGAAAGGGGCGCCTTCACTGGCGCCACCGCACGCCACCTGGGCAAGGCGGAGCAGGCAAACGGCGGCACCCTTTTTATAGACGAGGTCGGCTCCCTGCCCCTTGCCGCACAGACCAAGCTTTTGCAGTTCCTGCAAGACCGGCGCTTCAGCCGCCTGGGGAGCAACATTTTCCAAAACGCAAACATCCGGATTATCGCCAGCACCGGCAAGGACCTTGAAACCCTGATGCAGCAGGGGCTTTTCCGCGAAGACCTCTACTACCGCCTGAACATTTTCCAGATCAAGCTGCCGGAACTGTCCCAACGCAAAACGGACATTCTGCTTTTGGCAGACCATTTCATCGCCAAGATGAACCTGAAATACGGCAAGAAAATCCAGAGGCTCAGCACTCCCGCCATCGACATGCTCATGAGCTACCACTGGCCGGGCAACGTGCGTGAACTGGAAAACTGCATCGAGCACGCCTGCCTCGCCACCACAGACGTAAGCATCAACGCCTACGACCTTCCGCCCACATTGCAGACCGACGTTACCTCGGGCACGTCGCTCATTCCCGAAGGTCCGGCGTCGCTCTCCACGCTGCTCCGCTCCTACGAAAAAGAAATCCTGATGGAAGCCCTGCGCAAAAACAACGGGAACCTGAGCGCCGCCGGCCGCGACCTGCAGGTAAGCCCCCGCATGATGCATTACAAGGTGAACAAGTACGGCATCGAGGTCCAGGAATGA